AGATGCAGAGACTAAGatgtcagtttgtgttttcttccagcATGCTACTAAGGGCTTGGTAATACTGTCCTGCATCGTTATAGAACTGTGTAGACTCAAAAATGTTTCTCTTGTTGGAGATAGTTTGCCATATTCAGGTGTAGGATTCATAGCTAGGACTGTTGATTGGTTTTGTTATTTACGTCTAAACATTGGGGCCTTATGAGTTGAAAGTTCCAAAAAAAATTGCTGAGATGTTTTTCAAAGGATACAAGCAAACAAGTGTTTGTATATTTACAATAGAACACAAGGTAATTAATTTTTACAGTAAATTCATAGTATTTCATGCTAAGTGCTCAGGCGCATGTAGTCCACTGGAGTGGACAAGTTTataactttataaaaaaaacatatttttgaaaaaaaaagagttaaacattttttttcatgtcctgagaagaataaaagcacttaagaaaaaaaatcttgaccAAGGctttcataattcatgcatcagAGGGTTAATAATATAGTTCGTTACAGCGGTTTTCTCCTTCATAAAATATCCCACAGCCGTGGCGAGAGTTTGTCGCGTCACGTGATCAAAGGGTTTTTCGCACCGACGTCAGAGAAGCCGAGCTGGTACCGAGATATGGTCCGTAACCGTCCTGCTGCATTAAGAACTTCACATTTTTTCTTTGAACGACGTCCTGCTAACAGCCGGCTTAACGTTTCCTGTCGATAGTCCCTCCGGGGTAATGCTGCAGTGATGTAAACTGTGCTGCAAAATGCGTGCAGCTCCTCATAAATGCTGCTCATTAAAACAGTCAGAAGCTAACGTTTATGCAGAGAACATGTCTCCTCGCTAAGGAAAGCACTGGTGGTATTCTGAGTTCAAGTTTTCGGGAAGGTAGGTGCTAGAACCTGACGTTAGACGACGCTTGTGGTATACGATAATGCTATGGTGGCCTGTTCCTAGAgtcattgttttccttttgaacACACTTGCTAGGCGAGTTCTCGGTAAAATACAGTGTGCAGTATTTCCTTCTTACGCTTGGTGAGGATATAATGGTTTAGTTTGTCAGTAGTGGTTTGCAGTTTGCCATCCTTTTCGCGTGTTTGACACCTTTGCAACAGGAAACGGATAAATGTCATAATGTGCTGGTTAAACTCGATCAGTTGGCAGCTGTTGTCATGTTCATAATTATTTCCTTTCATGAATTCTTAATTAATTTCACAGCAGTATATATGATTAAGTCTATTTCGAACTTGTGTCAAGGTTATTTCTAGCATGTGCTGTCCAGTTTTTAAAGCTCACATGTGCGTTTATTCAATAGTAAAGTGATATTTCTCTTGAATTCAGGAAAAACCTGACTCgaggttgtttgttgtttatacAACCATGGCAGGCATGCTGGCTAGATGCAAAGACCTATTTTGATTGTCATCCACAGAGCCCCATTGTTAAcctggtgtgtgtgtaagtTCCATTCATGAGGCCAAGTGCATCATCAGCATGGCATGGTTTAATGTGTGGATTTCCCCACAGAGAGCAAGTGcactttggtttttttgtttcataactgcattaGATGTAGTGGTTTATTTACTCCACTtccctctgggattaataaagtttctctgattctgattatttctCTTTGCATAAGAGGATCCATGAAGGAAGCATTGCTGAGTGCATGATAGTGAGGGTGTATTCCAAACTCTGATAGTTGTGGATAATAGCAGGATAAGGAAGGGCTGTGATTAGACTTCTTGGCTTTCTCTCGTCTAAGTGCCTTCATAAATATATGCTTCTTTATCTGATGAAATCATTATTCACTCCGGTCACACACCCAGTCCTGTTTGAATGCAAGGCAAACTCCATTTAAAGTTTAATTCTGCACCACCGTGTTTGAAGGAGACATTCACccaaaaaaaattgcagtttAAGGTACCCATGAGTTCTTGCACGCTGTTAAGCTTTAATGTGGTAAACAGTGGAATTACAGTGCAAATGTCTTtagatttgtgtgtgtcagaacatcaGTTACTTCTCAATCGCTGTTACTCAAGAGAAAAAAGCTGTCAACACACTTCTTCCTGCCAGCAAGTCCTTAATTATAAAAGCGGTGGCAAGGTTTGAACAACTGAATTTAATACACAGTGGAAGCATTTAAATGTCACGTCAGATAATAGTTTTATTTGAATACAGTAAAGCTGATGTCACTGTGCCTGATTATCATCTTTTTGTCTTATGCAAAGTGTTGCAGTTTAACtgtctgctgtttgtgtgttctgtTATCAGTACAGTTCTATCAGTGAAAGGGGCCAGGCTATAACTTGGTTGCAGTTGTGTTTATGTAATGTCTTTGTTCTCATTGTCTTCTGGTATAATTGTGGTTCTGCTCGCTGTGCAGGACTTTGCAGCACTGTTGTGAAGTTaatactgtgtttgtgtgtcagtgctAGGTGTGGTCGGGGCGCTGAAGCCATGGAGAAGCCGTCATCTTCAGACAGAGCTGAGCTCGAGGAGAGAAAAGGCCTGGTGGAGGTAATGCACATTATCAGCTGCAATTAGATGGCGCCGTGGTTTAAATGGAAAGTTCACcgcaaaatgaaatataaatgtttttcctCTTGCCTATAATCCTCTTaatacagcaccatcacaacAAAAGACATCTGCCTTCTGTTGAATATAATGGAAAAAGGTGGCACATGTTTACAAAGTTCTGCTTGGTAGCACTGCAAATTTGGTTGCATATTTGCTTTAGTTTTTTAGCTGGAGGTGAATATTGATAAGATTTTGTTGAAAGCGTTGGTATtctcacatccatccatccatcctccgcTTGTCCAAAGTTGGGTTGCGGTGGCAGCAGGTATTAGCTTGCGCAGTGTATTCTAGATGTCCTTCTCCTTAACCAGactttccacttcctcctggGGTATCCCAAGGCGCTCTCCCAGGCCAGATGAGATATATGATCTCTCCAGAGGGTTCAGGGTCTACTTTGGGGTCTCCACCCAGTTGGGCTTGCCCAGGAGGTGccagaaccacctcagctgggtccttttgacaTGCAGGAGCAGCATCTCTACTCTGAGATCGCTCCACATGTCTGAGGCCCTCACCCTATCCCGAAGGCCCAGTCACCCTAGGGATTTCAGTCTTTAGTAATTTTCTGTGTGGGGAACCAAATGAAATCCTACATAGATCTTCAGTGTAGCTGTATTATTATCTGATTGTGAACACAGTGTGGAAGCAGAGCAAGGGAAAAAAGAGACTGAGGAGTGCAGAAGCAACACTGCTATGAGTTTGAtccatttgtttttcagtgtccaactgttgaggggaaaaaaaggccaGCCCTGGTAAACTTTGAAAACCGGTTTTTAATTCCCATTCCGAAACACacctgtgctttttcttttgacCTGCCAAATGTAATTACATGTTAAAATAGGTGCTTTGAAAAGGCTTTGCAATTACTGCTCAGGTCATTAACTCATGATAACCGTTAAAGGGACTTCttagtgtttttaaaactgttgtGTAATCCTGATGTATGTGTCAGTCTTTGACGCCAGAAGAATTTGCAGAATTTAATAAAAGCActgatattatttttttcatgttttctcaaTACGTTCTtgtatgttaaatgtttattttcaattCTTAAAAATGTTTAGAAGAATTCAAGTTTACTATAGTTTCTATGTGTACTCATTGTTCAGGATGGTGGCGAGCCTAGAGGTGCTGAGGGTGGAGAGGTGGATGCTCGGACTCCAAGGAAGAGCAGCTCCTCCCGCAAAAGCTTCCGCCTGGACTACCGACTGGAGGTAAGACCCTCTATTACTGTCACCCTGCTATCTAATAAAACCCAAATCATGAGGCTTCAGTTTCACCTCAGAGCTTCTTCGTTCTGTGAAGTCCTCCTCTCTAGTTCCGCatgttgtgttttgttacaTCCGAGTTCAGCTTTTAATGTCATGGATCACACAGTGTTCTTAAATTGGTTATATCAGGTGGTTGCTGTGTCTGTATCTACATTAGCATGCTTTAAATCTCATCTCACAGAAAGAGAagtttttctgttgttattaATCATGTCAGAAAAACCTCCCTCGTTCTGTGGTGTTCCACAGGGATCATTTTTGGAACTATCCTGTTTAGCTTGTAGATGTTAACTCTTGAAAAGATAATATCtaatttataaaaacatttctacAAACTGTTTGATTTCCAAGTTTTAGTTAAATAACAATTTCTACATTTCATTTCTGATGAAAGAGACTCTTACCATTGTCCCAGATAGCGCAATCCCAAGGTTCAAACAAGGCAGTAGGTTTGTTCGTTCTGTTAAATCTAGCTTATGTAACCTTGGGGTAATGTTGAATAGTTCCCTTTCTTTAGGTTGTTATGTCAGGAGTGGaacttgtttattttatctaaggGGCATCTTTTTGCTCCAAAACTTTGGAATAAGTTGTTTTATTGCTTCAGATGGGGCTTTTAAAAATGGGTAAAGTCAGGCTTTGGGGTCTTTGTGTCTGACTTTGTCTTGTTTATGTGTccgttttgttgttttggttttatttaatgtttcttcTTTAGGCATCAGGCACTTTGTGACTTTCCTGTGAAAAATAAACTTGTATATTTTATACAACTGTAGATTCCAAAATGACTTGCTAACATAGCAAATATgctattatttactttttttgcagGAAGAAGTGACAAAGTCGTGTCGGGACAAACATGGCCGCTGGGCTAACCCCTGGCCAACGTGGCGCTTTCCTTCCTACTCGATGCTGTTCAGGTTCCTGTTCTTAGAAAAAGATAACAGCAATGTACCTTCTAGTAAAGAGGTAGGTAATCACTTACTTATAATCACCAGTTTACTATTAGCTGTTGGTTTTAATCCAAGTCGCAGTGAAGCGTCACTAATCAATTTTTAAATGTGCAGGTCTCAAGTTTATATAGAAAACAGCTGTTGGCAAAATTTTGCCTCCTTGGAAATGAGTTCAGGACAAATACATCTTTACTAAGAATCACTGGCCGAtttcatctcacacacacactatttatAGGTCTTATTGGAAAACCTGCTGAGCTCAGTGAGGGCTTAACAAGCTGCTTTCACACTGCAACAGAAAAAAGGTTAACCCGTTATTAGCACAGACTCTGTTTGTTGCTATattcaaacttttaaaaatggGTGTGCTTACCAACTACTAGCAAATTCATAGGTGTAAAGTACAGTTATAGCAAAGGTGGCCTTCAGCATTAAATAATTTGCCCCTCCTGCACCCATCTGTTTCATCCCTTCTTACATCTTACtttgtctgttatttatttattttttaaactatggATGGCCTGTTCCTCTCCCTCGTCTCTCTGTCTCTAAAGGCCCTGGATCGTGAGCTCCCTGTGATGGAGCCATACTTTGTGCAGAACCCAAACCTCTCTGGCTCTGGTCCAGGACTGAGAGTCACATGGCTGGGCCATGCCACAGTTCTGGTTGAAATCGATGGGGTGAATGTTCTGACAGATCCAATCTTCAGTCAGAGGGCATCGCCGATCCAATATATGGGACCCAAAAGATTCAGAGGTCCTCCTTGCACTGTGGAGCAGGTTcctatatatacatacatatatttttgtttgttaaaattttttatttattcctccaCCTTTAAggttcttcttttactttccTGCCAACAGCTTCCTAGGATTGATGCAGTGGTCATCAGTCACTCTCATTACGATCATCTGGATGCTGGATCTGTGGCCAGTCTTAATGCTCGCTTCGGAGGAGAGCTACGCTGGTACGTGAGGTGGATCAGTGGTTCACAATATTATTTCCATTCATGTCATATGTTCACTTCCCACTGTCAAACAGTGTGCCCTTTATTAGAAATTACATGTACCTTTTTGCATTGTGTGTGTCAGGTTCGTGCCAATGGGTTTGATGGACTGGCTGATGAAGATGGGCTGTGAGAATGTGATGGAGCTGGACTGGTGGGAGGAGAACTGTGTCCCAGGTCATGATGATGTCACGTTTGTTTGCACACCCTCACAGCACTGGAGCAAACGCACAGCATGGGATGATAACAAAGTAagataataacaacaacaatatgcacattattgcttaattgtttaataaGATTTAGTGAAGTGCCATGACCCTAAACAAGCCAACAGCAgaactttgtcatttttatagGACAACAAATTCTGTTTAAATCTTTATCTTGAattcaaaacagataaaattgataaaattcaggtcttttttttaaaaacattttttccagtctttatgGAGCAGCTGGACCGTTTTGGGTCCAGACCATCGTTTCTTCTTTGCTGGCGACACTGGCTACTGTTCTTCCTTTGCGGAAATAGGACGACGCTTTGGACCATTTGACCTTGCAGCAATCCCTATCGGAGCATACCTGCCCAGGTAATACACATGTGCACTTTATTAAGAACATCCTTACAATCTAATGTTTGGCCACTGAATTTGCTTTTGTAATGTACATTCGGAACACGTCTAatgattattttaacatttctaCAGACAGTACTTTGtcacaattacaaaaaaataaatagttttctAAATAAGTAAACATATGTGGGAAAATGATGGCACTGtagattcagtttttatttactcTGTTCTAGAGGCACATTCATGTTTCAACAATAAAGTCGGTAGGTAGAGTTAATTGCAGTTAACTCTACCTCTAAGCTATTCATTTTTCCATAATGCTGTGCCTATTGTAACAAAAACAGATATCAAAGACtacttgaatattacttggtttTTCAGAGACGTGATGAAAGGACAGCATGTAGATCCAGAGGAGGCCGTTCAGATTCACGAGGACCTTCAGGCCAGACAGTCGGTGGCCATTCACTGGGGCACCTTTGCCCTCGCGTATGAGGTAATGCcacacaaatacatttatttagttATGGATCCCTTAtatattctttaaataaatatttaaaacctaGATGATTTGCCTTCTTTGAAAGAGTTGGAATAGAAGATCAATGGCCCTCTAATGCCTGAGATTTGCAAAGATGGAATAATCAATTCTGTAGCATCAGAATCCACTTACCGGCTCAATGTGTTTATTAAGTTTGTGGTTTTATGTTGAACTATTGACTATTCACTGGACTACTGCACAGTGAATTTAAAGATTCTTATTGTCACCATGGCATTGCCACCATGAATACTTCAACTTTGCTTTAAAACATTGGTTATAGGGATTTAAAGTCATGATGCTATTTCCATTACTCAATGCATACCTCTTTCTCATCAAAATTTTGATTTTGTCCATATCTCACTATCTTCCCAAGATTAACTTCCAGTGATCACTCCTGCGTTACTGTTGTAACAGACACATCTGAGTTGTGAGCCTCCCCtagtcttttttcccccctctaacCCCATTTCTTTAACAAGCAAACAcatgtttatatttgtgctttggtcATGCTTAATGTTCACATGTGTTTTTGCTCTATatcttttgacttatttgagctaCCCTACTAAGTCCTGGTGTACTAAATAGAGGACATCCTGGGCTTTCCAATGATACGTCATGTGTTTGGGTCCCCTTTTAGCTacaaaaaggaaggaaatcACACAAAATTAATGGGAAGattcttttttcctctgttctcATGAGGATATAATCATTTTGAAACAAGTTAGTTGACAGGTTGACTGACtggtgtttctatttttttttttttttttacaacaaagGTTACATAATGCAAGGTATTTCAGTAGCATtcaatttagtattttgttacTATTATACAACCTCACTTCCAAAATTGTTGAGGCGCtgtatgaaatgtaaataaaaacagaatgcagtgaTTTTCAGATCTCAAACCCATATTTGATTGAtaatgaaacataaaaaaagcatCAAATGATTAGAGACATTTTACCATTTCCTGAAAGATAttggctcattttgaatttgatgggagCAGCACATCTCAAAAAAATTTGGGATGGAGGCAACAAAAGATTGATAAACTAAGTGAGactaaagagaaacagctggaggaacactTTACAGCTAATTAGTGTTATTGGCAATGGGTCACTAACATGATTTGGCATAAAAAGAGGGTTTCTTCAAAGTGATCTTAAccaccctgaaaaaaaaaacaaaaaaaaactgcatttgtaaattatttaaaaaattctaaaattgaCTTAAAAAGACTTTAAATAGTACATATCATCTACAGAATTCAGataatctggagaaatctgtgTGCAAGGGCCAAGGTTAAAAATCAGTAATGTCCTAAAAACGTTGAGCCCACAGGTGTAACTGCATTACAATTTGCATGATTCTGTCATGAAAAATCAAAGCATTGTCTCAGGAACACTTCCTGAAACCACTCAGTGAGTACAGTTTACCATGTTATGCACAAATGTGGGCTAAATCTACATCATGAAAAGAAGTAGCCGTATAGGAACAGGCATAAGATCTTCAACAGGCtatagctcatttaaaatggacagAGTCAGATTAGAATAATGAGACAGCATTTCTCTCCCAAAGCTGGTCTACTCATTACCCAGTCATTTTATCCACAAGATAAACTTTCCACAAGTTTATCTTGTGGAAAGCAcaggtttatgagatttgcaaatcatcattctctttttatttacattttacagagcATTCCAATTTTTTTGTAATCGAAGGCAGTTAGTATTTGAGGTTGCAATAGACCTAAGAGCTACTCTGTGAGTGCCATATCAATGCAAGAGCTCGTTGTTTAGATATAGTGTTGTGACACTATTATGTTCTGGcaacacagtaaaacaaaggTTTCATTGTTGAGCTGCATGAGTATTCCTGCAGCCGTCCCAGTTTAATGCAGCCTCTGTTGAAATCGAAGTGATATAAATGTAATAATCACTGAAAAATCTGCAGaactaaacaaaaactgaatgtgTTGGAGTAGCTGCTCGAACAATATCTTAACATGCATGTTTTCTCTTGTCATGCAGTATTACCTCGATCCACCTCTTCGACTCAGAGAGGCTTTGGAACAGAAGGGACTGAAACCAGATTGTTTCTTCACTTTGCATCATGGGGAGTCTCGCCTTATATCTGCACAGGACGAAGACGTCTTCGACTGATGTGCAGTGTTTTTGTGGCCCGTTTCTATGGATTTGTCTGTAACAAAGTGCAGTAAATTCATAACATGCAGAatcccagtttaaaaaaaaaagttgtgataATTGCATATGTATATGCAGCCTGTATCAACTAGAAATCAAAACTAGGCCACAATATTGAATGTTGCACTGCCATCACATGGTCATTGGTAGGCAGTACTACCTACAGGAGCTGTTCTTCTCATGGTTCATAAATAAGCAAAAGGCATAAGATTTACTTGATCCTGGAATCTGTACTTGGTTCTGTGTAGTAGTCAGTGTGGCAAATGAAACATGGTAAAAGTATATCAAACAAATTTAgacaactagatttttaaaatttgaactgtattaaaaacaccaaaaacttTTTGTATTGCCAAACAAGTAATCTTATTTTGTGCAGCTCAGTATTTGTGAAATGCTAACTTGCATTCTAGTGTGCATTATTGTGATTGAAATTTCGTGGTGTGCACACTGCTTTACACCGAACGAGAGAAAAATTCTCTGCGGGTACAATTTTACAGATCAGAGGATCTGGTTAAAATACATCTGCTGTGCTTATATCTTAAGTAAAGTTTTCTTTCAGGATCTTAGAAGCTGTAATATGAAAGAAATACTAGAGGATAGAGGATTTTGTGGTGTAATAATATTTCAACATTGATGTTAAATCATGCAACACTACAAAGACTTTTCTGAATGTGCTACGAGAACTCAAAATTGAGCGACGCAAAAATAGTTTATCTATTATCAGAGTCTGAAACTCTCAGCGACCGAGTGCCGATAGCAAACGTGGAGCAGTGCTGTCTAGATGTAGAAGTTGAGCTGGGTTCAGCTTCGTGCCTTGCAAATATTATGCACTGCTGCAGGTTTAGACATTTGGCTTTGATGCTGTGAAACCacagtttctttctttgcttatcAGTGTGATCATTTCCAGTTTTACCTTTCCGTTTTTAGCCGGATGGGTTTGAGTCAAAGAGCAACAGTAGATTAGTGTTTTTGAACACAGTTGAAGCAAAATTCGGTTTTTACTGCCTGAATGTATGAACACATAACAGCACAATGTTGAGCTCATGTACTGCAGTAACAGGTTTataaaggtaaaaagaaaaatgttgtttacaTGTCACAGTGTCACTGATTTACAGAATAAATATTACTTTGCATTTAAAATggtgttgttttttctcttctttttttgttagtaGTAagatctaaaaaataaatgtgcacaCTTTTCAAACATTAGTGCCCGAAGTGTTAGCATTGCAACAGGCACACTGGTAGACAAAAACAGGTGGGCATTTTCAACAGCGAGAAGTACTCTGGCGTCTTGATTCTGTATTTTTAGTGTAAAATAATACTGTGCTTCTACCACCCAAATTATTAATGTCATTTAATAAACAGGTCAGTGTATGAAATAACACCTACAGGCTTAGAAATTTATTTAAAGCCCCCAGCAAACAGCTGCTAACTGGATATTCTTTTTCTGACCACTGTAAGTCCTAGCtttggttgtgtgggaaaatccaaaTTTAACTTCAGTCATTTAAATCtaatttcttcctcattctgatgcttaaTTTAAAGTTAAGCAGATACATTCCTAAATGTACTGAGTTGCTATTTGGCTGATTTGCTGGCATTTGAACAGGTGCACCGAAAGAAGAGTAATTTACTTTAGTCCCCTTCTTTATTCCATTTTCCATGGATATAGTTTTgaaatttcactttttattgACTGGGCTAAAGATTGGATTTCAGACTGAATTAAGGATTGAAAACAATTTGGTTAAAATTACTAATATGAACATAAGTTTAACAATTAAGTTCAAACGACCCAGAGCTAAATATTTGAGAAAAAAGATTTCAGGGACAGTCAAGGTTTAATTTGCCCAACAAAGGCAAGGAggttattttataaaatatgaaTTCAAACCCTTTTCCATAGCAGCACATGGCTGCCCAGGGATGTCCAGTATATCCAAATGGttcttggaaaaaaaatcttgtatAACATCTTGTAATTAAGACAAatattaaagatttattttctttttttgcattttcatgctgtgtttcttttctctttgattGTCTacatcaggggtgggcaattccaggccctgagggccggtgtcctgcaggttttagagctCACCTtcggtcaacacacctgaatcacatgattagttcgttaccaggcctctgaagaacttcaagacatgttgaggagctaatttagccatttaaatcagctgtgttggttcaaggacacatctaaaacctgcagggacaccggccctcgaggcctggagttgcccacccctggtcccCTCTACTGCTCTAGGTTTGAACCTTTCCTTCTCCTATTGGCAGATGCACATTAATACGAACGACACAAGGTGGCAGCATCTACCTTTTCCCCCCTCACCATATAGTGACGTGAAAAGTTTGAGGAGCACAACTTCAAATATGAATTCAGACAAATTGATCCCTCATGTAAACTGAAGTTTCAACATATTCTATTTGGCCTCTCACATACCCATAAAATaaatccaggaaaaaaaatattatcaatcttctgattatttttgccaAATTTCACATACATTGTACAAAATTTTCAACAGCGTCCAaacatatttgcttttaaagcccTGTTTTCCAATTATCTAGAGAATCTAAAGAACAGCACCAACTCCAAAGCATGTAAAACACAAGAGCTGTGTCGAATGTATAGTTTCACTTGACTTatatgttgtttatttatacCTTGAgcacctctttctttttttaatcggttattttgtttgtttgttttctcctaAAGTATACTTTTTTGTTTACGTACTTGTATTTGTATATATGACTTGTAAAAGATACTGCAAGCTGTGAAAGTTTTCATACCCTTTCTATAACTACATTACTATGTATATTTGTTGTTCAattgttcaaataaaaaaaaagagaaaagaaagtaaCGTGGACggtgtacttaaaaaaaattaattcagaCATTGAGCGCTCGTGATCATATTCAGTAAACGCAAACAACTAATATACGTTGCAAAACGCAAAATACAGTTTGTCAGCACAACTTTAACGGCTGCGTTCATGCAGAAACAGGAAGCGCATGCTGCTGATTCTGATTTAGGCCCAGATGTGTAAACAAGGAAAACTCACATTAAAGGTTGTTTAGACAGACTGTTGCTCCATGACAAATGATTTACACTTGGCTTTCTGCTATTTTAAGTGGACACTAACACAATGGAAGAAGAGCTGAGATAAGAAAAGGGGACAAGATAAGGTTTGGTAAAAGATGCCAAATCTGGGAGTGGAACAAGTTTTCTATGCTTTGCTGATAAGGCTGTCTTTGATTAACATGTCCTAACATTTGACTCACACAATTTCTTCAGAGACTATTTTGATTTGACAAAAAGATGTAAaggattaagaaaaaaagaagcagaataaTGTTTGTCAACTGTTGTTTGAATGCTTCAAAACTGAACGACGTTTTAGAACAAAACTGCAACTTCAGCTGGCAGTGTGCATTTTCGACACAAATCCttatttaaaactgcattttaccAAAAGCAAAATAAGAAAACGCCAGCAAGAACAAAAATTCACGAAACACAACGGAAGCGTTTTTAGGGAGAGAATAAGAGTAGCAAGCTAACAGTAAACGGCTAATAGCAAACATGACTCTACAATATTATATGAATCATATGATTAAAAGACACATTACCTGCTATTTTTCCCTCGCTCACAACACCAACGAATCCtccacatccttaaaatgtGTCTC
The Astatotilapia calliptera chromosome 17, fAstCal1.2, whole genome shotgun sequence genome window above contains:
- the napepld gene encoding N-acyl-phosphatidylethanolamine-hydrolyzing phospholipase D isoform X1 is translated as METVLSKSGLLCLVCSCKFNKVKTRLNLVGFLGLHSLQVSIRWRNSSARCGRGAEAMEKPSSSDRAELEERKGLVEDGGEPRGAEGGEVDARTPRKSSSSRKSFRLDYRLEEEVTKSCRDKHGRWANPWPTWRFPSYSMLFRFLFLEKDNSNVPSSKEALDRELPVMEPYFVQNPNLSGSGPGLRVTWLGHATVLVEIDGVNVLTDPIFSQRASPIQYMGPKRFRGPPCTVEQLPRIDAVVISHSHYDHLDAGSVASLNARFGGELRWFVPMGLMDWLMKMGCENVMELDWWEENCVPGHDDVTFVCTPSQHWSKRTAWDDNKSLWSSWTVLGPDHRFFFAGDTGYCSSFAEIGRRFGPFDLAAIPIGAYLPRDVMKGQHVDPEEAVQIHEDLQARQSVAIHWGTFALAYEYYLDPPLRLREALEQKGLKPDCFFTLHHGESRLISAQDEDVFD
- the napepld gene encoding N-acyl-phosphatidylethanolamine-hydrolyzing phospholipase D isoform X4, which encodes MEKPSSSDRAELEERKGLVEDGGEPRGAEGGEVDARTPRKSSSSRKSFRLDYRLEEEVTKSCRDKHGRWANPWPTWRFPSYSMLFRFLFLEKDNSNVPSSKEALDRELPVMEPYFVQNPNLSGSGPGLRVTWLGHATVLVEIDGVNVLTDPIFSQRASPIQYMGPKRFRGPPCTVEQLPRIDAVVISHSHYDHLDAGSVASLNARFGGELRWFVPMGLMDWLMKMGCENVMELDWWEENCVPGHDDVTFVCTPSQHWSKRTAWDDNKSLWSSWTVLGPDHRFFFAGDTGYCSSFAEIGRRFGPFDLAAIPIGAYLPRDVMKGQHVDPEEAVQIHEDLQARQSVAIHWGTFALAYEYYLDPPLRLREALEQKGLKPDCFFTLHHGESRLISAQDEDVFD
- the napepld gene encoding N-acyl-phosphatidylethanolamine-hydrolyzing phospholipase D isoform X3, translating into MLKEPNSARCGRGAEAMEKPSSSDRAELEERKGLVEDGGEPRGAEGGEVDARTPRKSSSSRKSFRLDYRLEEEVTKSCRDKHGRWANPWPTWRFPSYSMLFRFLFLEKDNSNVPSSKEALDRELPVMEPYFVQNPNLSGSGPGLRVTWLGHATVLVEIDGVNVLTDPIFSQRASPIQYMGPKRFRGPPCTVEQLPRIDAVVISHSHYDHLDAGSVASLNARFGGELRWFVPMGLMDWLMKMGCENVMELDWWEENCVPGHDDVTFVCTPSQHWSKRTAWDDNKSLWSSWTVLGPDHRFFFAGDTGYCSSFAEIGRRFGPFDLAAIPIGAYLPRDVMKGQHVDPEEAVQIHEDLQARQSVAIHWGTFALAYEYYLDPPLRLREALEQKGLKPDCFFTLHHGESRLISAQDEDVFD
- the napepld gene encoding N-acyl-phosphatidylethanolamine-hydrolyzing phospholipase D isoform X2 is translated as MVRYKGLQWKQCCPSLDCCVCARCGRGAEAMEKPSSSDRAELEERKGLVEDGGEPRGAEGGEVDARTPRKSSSSRKSFRLDYRLEEEVTKSCRDKHGRWANPWPTWRFPSYSMLFRFLFLEKDNSNVPSSKEALDRELPVMEPYFVQNPNLSGSGPGLRVTWLGHATVLVEIDGVNVLTDPIFSQRASPIQYMGPKRFRGPPCTVEQLPRIDAVVISHSHYDHLDAGSVASLNARFGGELRWFVPMGLMDWLMKMGCENVMELDWWEENCVPGHDDVTFVCTPSQHWSKRTAWDDNKSLWSSWTVLGPDHRFFFAGDTGYCSSFAEIGRRFGPFDLAAIPIGAYLPRDVMKGQHVDPEEAVQIHEDLQARQSVAIHWGTFALAYEYYLDPPLRLREALEQKGLKPDCFFTLHHGESRLISAQDEDVFD